The Gehongia tenuis DNA window CAGATAGAATGAGAAGATTGCCCTCGGCGTCGGTGAATTCGATATCGTTGATGGCGGAGATTTGGCTAACCAGGGAACGAATCTGGTCTTCCGTAAACCCATACTCATCGCCGAAGGTCAGCAGTTCATTTAGATTCACCTTATTGCCTTCAGCAACGCCGCTTTCCTGAAGAAGACCCATGAGACCTTCAGAGCCCCCGACGGTTAACGTTTCCAGCTTATCGGCATAATCCACCGGGTTGTACATATCCAGGGCTTGAAAGAAGTCGATGAGCTCGTTTTTGCTAAGGCCGAAAACAGCGGCCAGTTGTTCCATATCCTCTGCCCAAACTTTGAAGCCTGTTTGGCCATCACCTAAATCCATTCGTTCGATAAGCCCGTCCAACTCTCCGGAATCAATCTTCTCATTGACGGTAGACTTAAATGCGTCAAGACCATTTTCTTCGTTATAGTACTTCTTTCGCCGTGCAGTTTCGGATTGTATTTGATCCAAAGTGAGGCCGTCCATCTCCATATACTTGACGGCGGCCTGAAACTCCCTTGTATTGGTGGCGCCGGTTTTTAATCCCTCATTGATGGATTCAAGGGCCTTGGCTCGGGTTTTTAGGTTGTCGTCTTTCTCCGGGCCCTGCAAGGCCTTTTCAAACTCGTTTTTGGCAGTTGTTGAGGCGTTGATCTGCTGCTCCAATAAGTCATAGTTTGATATGGATTTCTGTAGCGCAACGTTGTTTTCTTCAAGGGCCGTGATCTGTGCCTGGGTTGCGTCGCTGTTGGCGTCGGTTGAATCTTTAAGAATCTCAATGGCGGCGGCATTTTCTTTTAATTTTTGGATGTCCAGATTTTTCTGTTCCTCGATCTGAGCCAAGGTATCTTCTTTTCTGGCTTCGGCAAGGCTGGTCATGGCCTCCTCATTCAAACGCAGCACGCCGCCCTCGCTTTCGAGGCAACGCATGTATTCTGGATTAAGAGCAATCAATGACTGGTAGGTTTCAGCGCTGAGGAAGCCGTTTTGGGCTTGCTCCTCCATGGCGCTGCTGCATAGATCAAGCTCGCTTTGCAGCGCATTGAAGGGATTGATGCAGCCCTCCACGCCGGATTTCAGTCTCTGTATGACGTTTGCGAGTTGATTGTATGCTTCATAATCATGAGTTGCCAAAGCGGTCTGCTGCAGCTCTTGTAGAGCGCCGATGTCGCTTTCAACATAGCTGGCAATTATATTGCGTTCGAGGCCTGAGGCCCCTTTTAGATTGGATAGTTTTTGCTCGGCGTTTTCAATGGCTTCGTTGACGACCTCTTCGTCCAAGCCTTGTTCAAAGGCATTACTGATTGCTTCGATCTGTTCCGGAGATAAGTTGCCTATGCTTTCTGCAATTTTTTTGATTTTCTGATTATACTCGTCGGCGGATAGAGCACCGTTCTCCAGCTGATTATTGATTTCAACCAGTTCGGATCCATCAAAGGATTCATAAATATTTTGAATGGTGGAGGTGTCGCTAATACCTGCCGCGGAAAGAAGCTTATTGAACTGCTCCAACTTTTCGATTTCATTTTCGCCGTTTTCCCAGCCAAGATTATTGATTTTTTCAAAGATATTTTGCAGTTGAGGTCCTTCCAAGCTGGACTCTTTAACTGCTGCGGAAAATCGATGCAAACTTTGTAGGGCTTCCTCGCTGCCAGAACTTATGATTTTAAAAGCTTCAGCTTTTTGCTCACCATTAAGGTCCAGACCTCCGATTGTATCTCTATAGGTACGCAAGGTACTGATGCTTTCATCATCCAGCGAGACTCCAGCAGGTAATTCACCTAAATTGGCTGCTACATCCGCTTTTAACTGTTCAAGCTCTGCAAGATTGGCATCAAAACCAAGTGTAATACTGAGTTGTGCTATGGCCTCATCTTTATCCATATTGTTGATTTTTAAAGCTTCTAGCATAGCGGGAGACCCTTGGGCCATATCATAGATCCGCTCTGCCAAGCCATTCATCTGTTCGGCAGCTTGGTTTTTGGTTAAAGAACCCGCTTCAATTTCATTTTGCAGATTAAGCAGTTCATCGAATTCTTCCGAATCTTTTACAACTAGGGAACCTACCAAATTGTGAAGTATCTTTGACATTTCATCGCTATTTTTAAAATCATCCTTGGTGTAGGACTCAGCGATGGTGTTGAGGAAAGTCTGTTGAGACAGCGAAAGATTCCCGTAATTGGCATCCGATTGGAAAACCCCTTGGGCAGTCGAAGTAAATTGATCGTTTGCTCTATTCAAATTGTTGATAGCGGCCACATAATCTTTACTGGCATCGAGAATAATTTGTGCGTCTTCTTTAAAAAAATCATCAGCAACAATACTATCACGTTTCTCATAGATTAGATCTAGATTTTCGTTAATAAAGTCATCCAAACGGTATCCTTCGGCGTTGGAGCGTTTATAGGGCTTTAACGTGTCCTCACCAAAGATTTTAGCAAAATGCTTGCTATACTCTAAAGAGTCCGAGGTCGTACTGAACTGTAATTTGTTTTTGAAGTATTCAGAAAATTCAGAATTCTTAAGTTGGTTATTTGCGTTATCAAAGGATTTCTCAGCACCTTCGAATAACGAATCTAAATTATCTCCTGAATACTGTTGTTCTTGACGCTGCCGTGCCTCCTCCTTTTGAAGCTTGATGGATTTTTCAAGAAGTCCATTCTTATTGGCAATAGCGTTGCCCTCGGCGTCGTAACCGGCGGCAAGGGAAGGGGACAGACCGACGATTTGGTTGACAATATTCTGATATTCAGCATATTCGGCAGTGGTTAATGAAATGTTTTGACCGTAAGTTCCGACTCCTTTCGACAATTCGTCGAAGCGAGTCCGCATCCCCTGAAGGGATGCAATGTTGCCGTCACTGGTCTGTTTGAAGTTGGCGTAGGCCTTTTTAAGCGCATCGGCTTTTTCAATAGCTCGTTCGTCGGCATGGATAAGGTCATCGACCCAATTGACGACGGCAGTGAGCGCAAGCTCGGCCAGCCCTAAAGCCAGCCCTTTGCCAGCGGCCTTGAGAAGTCCCATACCCACGGAGGCGGCTTTCATGCCAGCGGAAACCGCACCGGACGCGTTGGCCGCTCCGGTTAAGCTATTCTTCAGGCCATCCAAAGAAGCAGAGCCGTCGCCGAGCTCTTTAAAATAATTCTGTATGGGAGCCGTGAGATTGGAGGAAGCAAAAAAATCTGTTAGTTTTTCTGTGTGAGCTTGAACCTGATTGTATTGTTCTATAATACTTGACAGTTCTTTGTCCGAAGGAAGGCCCATAGCCTCGGCAGACCACTTTTGCTGATATTTCTGCCCTTCCTTGATTAAATAGTTATAATTTTCGGCTTTCAAACCTTTTTATGACGCTATTGAAAGAAAAAATTTCCATGTTATAATAAGAAGGAGGTAAGGGAAATCCTTGCATAAATCCATACCTTTGCCTGCAGCGGCTGCAGGTACCCTTAGGGAGCCGATCAGGGCTTTTGCTGGGAATCGATTGAAGGAAGAAGAGGATTATGAAAAAGAGGATTTGGGTCTGTCCGTGCTGCACGTCGGTGGAGTTTGGCGAGGTCTTTAAAAAGTGCAGATTTTGTGGAACGCAAATGAATGGCACGAGGGAATACATCGACTACGATAATGATTTGGTGGCATCCGTGCATCGTGTTTCAGCGGTTCGTTCCAAGGTTAGAAAAACAAAAATGTACGATTCCGATGCGGAATGGGCGATGATGGATATTCTTAGCCACAGTAAGCGCACCCGCACGGTTAGAAGAGATCGTACTTAGCGTCATAAAAAATCCCATAGATGAGAAACTCACATATCCATATCTGTGAGCGGCTTGGACTGTCTTTTTTGAGCGTTCAATATATCGTCATGAACCCTCCGCCGGTTTACAGTCTCTGAACCTTCCCCGAAGGAAACGGTGCGTTTCCTATACCCTGTCGTAAAAACTACTAGTAGAGCTTAGGGGCTTGGCTGCTTTCCATAGGTTAACATAACCTGTGTACTATTGATGGCACCTTGACCCAATTTTTGTATGGATGGGCATGCGGCACGTAGGCTCTCGCCCTATGCCGGTCCTGTTGTTTTTTCCGGGTTTCCCCACGGTTGCGTTTGCCGTTTCCGGCTCCGATTTCGTCACAGGACCCTGAGTGCTTTCCAGCAGTTTACCGGTCTTCTTCTTTTACGGCCCGACGCCGTAAAACATCCCGTCCCTTGAAGCTTGGCACGATTACGCCGCTTCTAAAGAGGGGAGGGCAAATTCGCTTGAACTACCGAAGATATTGGATAAAGATACGGACGGGCTCTTATTGCCCTGCTGAGAGGACGACAGCTGGACCGATTTTTGAATCTGCCCCAGAGCTTGCTGCATCGACTTATCGTCGATTTTTATTTTGACTGTGATAGGATCGATTTTCATTTTTTTCAGGGAAGCGTTGATGGAGCGCTGGGTTTTGGCTTGATCCAGCATGGCCACAACGTTCACTTTCAAATCGTCCATGAAACCACCTCTCGTTTCAATTGAATAAAAAAGAGAGGGGTTAGCCTCTCTTGTTGTCGTTAGATTGTCTCGGCCTTCCGTTCAGCAATTGTTTCCATAATCTTGTTAGCATCCAAATCCTTGAGCCGGTCAAGGACGCTGGAGAGTTCTCCTGCATCGATGTTATCGAACAGGCCGTTCACCTGATCGGCAATCTCGGTGAGACGCTGGGCGATTTCAGCCAGCTTGGCATGCTGAGCGGAGACCAGGGCCTGGCGGCTGAACTCGAGCTGATTGTCGATGGCTTCACAAAGGACGTTGTATTGGGATCTATCGATGAGCGCCAACACGTCCTCGCACAAGGTGGAGCCATAAAGGAAATCATACTGTTTGGACACGTCCCGGGACAGTTTGAAATCGGTGTAGTAGGTCATTAGGCTGCGGCGGACCATGAAGTCCTTCAGGAAGGCGTAGTAGTTTTCGCTGTCCTCATCCACACATTCCACCACAACGTCCGCAACGAACTTGGCGGCGTCCTGGAAGGGAAGATGACGTTTGACCTCCAGCGTCACCTTGTCCTCGTCCACACCGTATTCCAGAAGACAGGGCGTGGTATCCAGGGTTTCGTACAGCTTGGTAAAGACATCGTTGTGCATAGGTTCACTCCTCTCCAAATTATCGCATGAGGGGGCCGAAGCCCCCGCATACGCACAGAAATCTTATTCCTCGATCAAAGTCATATCGAAGAAGTTGCCATCCTCATCCTCAAACAGATCGAAGACCATGGACAGGCTGGTGGGATCGCCGGTGTTGGACCAGGAGGCGGAGAAGTTGGCCTGGGGAACCGCCTTGTAAGCGGTGATCTTGTAAGGCAGCAGTTCGTCGCTCTCCGTCTTGTAAAGCGTTTCGCCATAGGCGATGTAAGCCTTGGGGAAGCTCTTGCTGTTGAAGGATACGGACTGGACACCCGTGGTGCGCTCCTCCAGATAGTAAGCAATGTACTTGGCGCCGTCGCTGCCGCCGGTGATGGTCACTTCCGCGCCGCTGGCAGTAGCTTCGATCTTGGTGCCGCAGTCGTCACCTTCCGCGAACACGGCCAGGGAATCCTGGACGGGAGCTTTCGAAAGGGTGATCTTGCCCTCGGCCAGCGTGAGCACCTCGCGGGTAAACACCTTGGCAGTGGACTTCACGTCGTTGCCCGCCAGCATGGCGAACAGCTTCATGGGCGTGATCTGGGTCTCCACGGTCATGGTGGCAGTGCGCTCACCGTCGAAGGGAACCCGGGGAGCACGGCCGCGGCCGCCGTAAGCGATCACACGGGTGGCGGTCATCTCGGTGGACGACACGTTGGCGAAATCCAGGTTCAGGAAGGGCGCCTTGCTCGCGTAGTCACACAGGACGAAATCCACGACTTCACGGTTGGACATGTTGGGGTTTACACTCATGATAGAATACCTCCAAAAAATTTATTTGAATGACTTGAACCACTGCGACATGTCGAAGGGCTCTTGTCCCCACGCGCTCCAGCGCATGGAGGCAATGTCATTTTGACATTTGTAGCTCTGACGAATGAATTGATCATAGAGCTGGTAGATGGTTAGCGACCACACGTTGGTCAGATTGTAGCTGTTGTGCTGCACGCATAGAGCGGAAAGAATGTTGCCAAGGTCATTATCCCGGCTGCTGCCAGCGTTTTGCTGTGCTTTCTTGGCTTTTTTGAGCTTCGCAGCGATCTCGGCGGCACGCTTATTCTTGGGCTTGCCGCTGGGGAGACCGGAGGACACATGATTGGCTTCCAGAATAGCTGCGGACACTTCAGGGTAATTCTCCCGGGTTACCTGGCCAAGCTCACTGTCGCCTTCCATCATGCGGAATCCGGCGATGGTCCTGTCAAAGACGGCCGCGCCGCAGAGGAAGAAGGTGAGAGCGTCCGTGATGAGCGTGCGGTTCTCCTCCTCGCTGATGAGCAGATCGAACAGTTCGACGCCGCTTTCCGCAGGGATAAGGAGGCTCAGCCCTTCGCACACCCGCTCCATATCCAGGGAGAACACGTAAATGTAGGCGTAGTATTGGGCGATCCCGAGCTTTGCGACCTCCCCCAAGGAGGGGGAGCGGAGGCCGCCCACACCCGGATAGGGGATGGGTTCGGGACTGATGAGATCGAAGTACTCCAGCTTCACGATTTCCGCCTCCGGTTCCACGCTTTGAAGGTGTACAGTAGAGTCCGGCCAACGCAGTTTGGCGCGGGCTGGTAGTGGACGGCGCTGTCCAGGATGGGTGCACCGGCTCCGAACAAGGTGTTTCCGGCGATCAGTTCATCGAGGATCCGGGCGATCTCGTCGGTACGGATGGCTGTATCCGCCTTGACTTTGGCTTCAGGGACCACGATCCGGACGACCAGCTGCTGGTCCATTACCGTCGCGTTCACGGCCTTCACGGGGTTGATCTCCACCATGAGATGGACCCCTCCGCCGGCGAGGGTTTCAGGGTTCTTGTCGTAGCCATGGACCTGGCTGTCAAACTGTTCCCGGGTGAGAGGCTCCTCGGCGAGGAGGGCTTTGAGTTCGGCGCTGTTCCACATGAGGTCCAGCAACTGGGTTTTATAGCTTGTGAGTTTCTCAAGATAGGCCAATGTTTTCTACCACCCCCTTGATTGATAAAAATGCAATCGGATGGGCGACCTCCTTTCCTATGAAGTGGATCTATAAAAAATAAACGGAGAGGAGAGGGCAAAAGGATGGGATGATGAGGTTCCTCTCCGCCTATGAGCCCCGCACATTTGGAATGCACATGGAGGCCGCATGTATTTCTAGTATCCATAAGACCATCAAAACACCTTGTCGCAGAGCGCCTCAATGTTGTTTCCGATCAGTGGATAGATGGGATGGGGATCCAGGGGGACCTGCAGCCGATAGCGGCAGCTCTTGTTCTCATCGCGAGCGGTCCACTTGTAGTTGTTCTGGGGCGTGGACAGCTTCTCAATATAGCCAAAGTCCAGGAGTTCCTTCAGGTATTTGCGGCGGATGTTGGAGCCGTGAATCCCAAGCCACGCGCCGAGCGCCACGGAGGACAGCGTGAAATCACAATTCTCGCAGGCCTTGGCATAGCATAGAACGGCTAAGGCCACCAGGCGGGTCTTCGGCCCGTCGAAGCGGCGGCGAATCTCATCAAGGTCACCTTCTCCCACGGCTACCTCCGTCTCCCGCAGGGACACGGGGTCCGCCTGAACCTTGGTGATGATGGCATTGACCTCGTAGGGGATATGAATATGATTTCGGTTGGCCCAGCAAAAGATGGCCTCCCGGCTTTGGAGGGGTGTGAGGTGCTGTTCCCTGCAGTGCTTGGCAATGAGGGTGAGGATGCGGTAGAGGTTGTCTTTCACGATATTTTCACCGTTCAGATAGGCTTCCACTTCCAAACGTTCATGAATCAAGATTCAATTCCTCCCAACATGTTTTTATGAGTTTATAACGCCGGCCCAAATAGGTATGTGGTCCGTTGGGGTCCCGTTCGGGCAGCTCCAGGGACACGGGTTTGATATTTTCGACCACACCATTTCCGGCCACAGCCCACAGGAAGCGCTTGTTGCGCTTTGGATACTTGTCGTAGCACAGGGTGACAGCGATGTTGGCCAGTTCCTGCTCATTGGGGCACACGGCGGCGCAGCGGGTCCGATAGAGGTCGTAGTAGTATTTCCAGTTCATGGAGAAGCTGCGGGCATCCTCCCGGGAGATGCGGCCTTCCAGCTCATTTTGGTAGCGGTCATAGTTTTGAATCATAGCCTGTTCCCGGCCCAGGCTGCGCACCTCCTTGCAAAACTCCAGATAAATTTCCTCCACGGCTGCGAAGCGTTCAGGGGAAATGGAAACGGATTCGTCCAGCATGAGGGTATGGTCAAAGGGAGCGGAGGGCGGGCAAAAGCGGAGCTCCTTGTCCCATTTTTCCAGCTGCCAGCACAGCCGGTTCATATTGCTCAGGCTGCGGGACAGCTTTTGATTCTTGTAGCTGGGGCCCGCGTATTTCATGAAATAGGGCAGAGGCTTGCCGAACTTGGAGATGTGCCGGGGAATCAGGAAGAGTACGCCGGTTTTGGCGTAGTCGATGGATTTGCCGGTGATGATGCTGATGAGGTCGATGTAGGACTCATAGCGCTGTCGCTGAATGGCGGTCTTGGGCGTCTTGTTGTGATAGGCTGTGGCGCAGTTGCTGTTCTCACCGATCATGTTCTTCATGGTGCGTTTGATGATGGTGAGCTTATTTTCCGCCGTATCCTTTGCCGCTTCCGAGGTGATCTTGTCCTCGGTATCCAGCACGGCAATGGCCTTTCGGTCCACGCCTTCCAGCATGATGGGACTGTCGGCCACCAGCACCAAATCGCCGTCGAAATCGGCGCCGTTCAGACGCTGGGGAACGATGGAATGGCTGCTGACCATGCACACATTGGCCAGATGACCAAAATACTTTTCGGCGGCGGGATCCTCCGAAGCCCTCAGGATCACATGCTCCGAACGGCAGATATGGGGATTGCGTTCGACCAGGTATTCCCCTGGAGGAAGATTTGCGGCATAGAAGCGATCGGCAGGAAGACAGCCGCGAAGGGGGAGGCCGCCGATATGCTCCATCAGCATGACAAGATCGGGAGCCAGAAACTTGAAGGAGGACTTCAGAAAGAGCTTGCCGCATTTCATCTCATCCCGGTATTTGCGAAGAAGCCCCACCAGGTATTTGTGCACCGTGGGCTCGCGAAGCATGGCCGGGTTTTTCAAGATGGCCCGGGTGTAATCATTCAGGGATTTACGCTGATCCAGGGTGAGCCCCAGGAAACAGAAGGTGTGCACCGGATCACCGGAGAGAATTTGTTCCACCCAGTCCACACTGTCTTTGGCCAACTGGGCAAAACGCTCGAAGGGCAGGCGGAGATCCTGGAGGATTTGATAGCTGGAACGGGTATAGACCGGTTCCTCCTCGGCGGTAAAATTCCACTTCGCCACGCCGAGACAATGATTGTATTGATAAAATTCCCGCCAATAGTCATCCCAATCCCGGGCATCCCCGTGACGGCTGAAGTAGGCCTTGCCTTTGTACATGCTCTCCGTCAGAATCAGCATGGGTTCCTTAAAATCGTGCTTTACTCCCCATAGGTCAGTGATGTGGTCCACTCCCCGCTCCCGATAGAACTTTTCGTAATCCATTTCGTGGGTGACGCCCTTGATGTAGGGAGCGCGCCATAAAATGGAGGTCGGAGGCGACAGGGACCCCAGCCGTTCCCCGATGAGCCTGGAGAGGGCGGGATGATGAATGCCGCAGCCATCGAAGGCGTTAATATCGATGGATTTTACAGCCGTTTTAATCTTCTTTTGTTTTTGGCGTTGTTCACAGCCTTCCCGATCCCGGAAGGTGACCATCTCATCGGCCGCGTACTTGACCACCTGTTTTGAAATGGTTCGGTGACAGTCGGGCACAACCACCACCTTGGGCAAAAAGCCGGGCAGGCTGTGACAGGAGCTCAGCATCAAACCCCGGTAGGCGTACAGCTTGGACAGGACTGTCCTGCCCGGTTGTGCGCCCATGGTTATCCGTTCATTGAGGGCATCCGCTATGGTTTCGTCCACAAAGCTTAGGATGGCGTTTCGCGTCATGGAACCGGAACGTTCACTCACCACAAAATGCTGCTTGCCTGCGGTGAAACCGGAGAGGATGAGCTGGTCCAGGAAGGGCTCCCGGCTCATCCAGCCACGGCAGTCCACGAAAAGGAAGTAACAGTTAAAGGTGCGTTCATCTCCGGTGATCAGACGAATCTGACGAAAAAGCAAATTGTCCTGCTGCTGAATGTAGTACTTCTGTTCCTCCGCCGGTTCAAGGTTCAGGTGAAGATGATGATCGGCCAGCAAGGACAGGGGGAACTTGCGAACGGTGTAAAGAGGAGGTG harbors:
- a CDS encoding beta/alpha barrel domain-containing protein; amino-acid sequence: MAYLEKLTSYKTQLLDLMWNSAELKALLAEEPLTREQFDSQVHGYDKNPETLAGGGVHLMVEINPVKAVNATVMDQQLVVRIVVPEAKVKADTAIRTDEIARILDELIAGNTLFGAGAPILDSAVHYQPAPNCVGRTLLYTFKAWNRRRKS
- a CDS encoding RNA dependent RNA polymerase, which translates into the protein MFAPPLYTVRKFPLSLLADHHLHLNLEPAEEQKYYIQQQDNLLFRQIRLITGDERTFNCYFLFVDCRGWMSREPFLDQLILSGFTAGKQHFVVSERSGSMTRNAILSFVDETIADALNERITMGAQPGRTVLSKLYAYRGLMLSSCHSLPGFLPKVVVVPDCHRTISKQVVKYAADEMVTFRDREGCEQRQKQKKIKTAVKSIDINAFDGCGIHHPALSRLIGERLGSLSPPTSILWRAPYIKGVTHEMDYEKFYRERGVDHITDLWGVKHDFKEPMLILTESMYKGKAYFSRHGDARDWDDYWREFYQYNHCLGVAKWNFTAEEEPVYTRSSYQILQDLRLPFERFAQLAKDSVDWVEQILSGDPVHTFCFLGLTLDQRKSLNDYTRAILKNPAMLREPTVHKYLVGLLRKYRDEMKCGKLFLKSSFKFLAPDLVMLMEHIGGLPLRGCLPADRFYAANLPPGEYLVERNPHICRSEHVILRASEDPAAEKYFGHLANVCMVSSHSIVPQRLNGADFDGDLVLVADSPIMLEGVDRKAIAVLDTEDKITSEAAKDTAENKLTIIKRTMKNMIGENSNCATAYHNKTPKTAIQRQRYESYIDLISIITGKSIDYAKTGVLFLIPRHISKFGKPLPYFMKYAGPSYKNQKLSRSLSNMNRLCWQLEKWDKELRFCPPSAPFDHTLMLDESVSISPERFAAVEEIYLEFCKEVRSLGREQAMIQNYDRYQNELEGRISREDARSFSMNWKYYYDLYRTRCAAVCPNEQELANIAVTLCYDKYPKRNKRFLWAVAGNGVVENIKPVSLELPERDPNGPHTYLGRRYKLIKTCWEELNLDS
- a CDS encoding peptidoglycan-binding domain-containing protein; the protein is MKAENYNYLIKEGQKYQQKWSAEAMGLPSDKELSSIIEQYNQVQAHTEKLTDFFASSNLTAPIQNYFKELGDGSASLDGLKNSLTGAANASGAVSAGMKAASVGMGLLKAAGKGLALGLAELALTAVVNWVDDLIHADERAIEKADALKKAYANFKQTSDGNIASLQGMRTRFDELSKGVGTYGQNISLTTAEYAEYQNIVNQIVGLSPSLAAGYDAEGNAIANKNGLLEKSIKLQKEEARQRQEQQYSGDNLDSLFEGAEKSFDNANNQLKNSEFSEYFKNKLQFSTTSDSLEYSKHFAKIFGEDTLKPYKRSNAEGYRLDDFINENLDLIYEKRDSIVADDFFKEDAQIILDASKDYVAAINNLNRANDQFTSTAQGVFQSDANYGNLSLSQQTFLNTIAESYTKDDFKNSDEMSKILHNLVGSLVVKDSEEFDELLNLQNEIEAGSLTKNQAAEQMNGLAERIYDMAQGSPAMLEALKINNMDKDEAIAQLSITLGFDANLAELEQLKADVAANLGELPAGVSLDDESISTLRTYRDTIGGLDLNGEQKAEAFKIISSGSEEALQSLHRFSAAVKESSLEGPQLQNIFEKINNLGWENGENEIEKLEQFNKLLSAAGISDTSTIQNIYESFDGSELVEINNQLENGALSADEYNQKIKKIAESIGNLSPEQIEAISNAFEQGLDEEVVNEAIENAEQKLSNLKGASGLERNIIASYVESDIGALQELQQTALATHDYEAYNQLANVIQRLKSGVEGCINPFNALQSELDLCSSAMEEQAQNGFLSAETYQSLIALNPEYMRCLESEGGVLRLNEEAMTSLAEARKEDTLAQIEEQKNLDIQKLKENAAAIEILKDSTDANSDATQAQITALEENNVALQKSISNYDLLEQQINASTTAKNEFEKALQGPEKDDNLKTRAKALESINEGLKTGATNTREFQAAVKYMEMDGLTLDQIQSETARRKKYYNEENGLDAFKSTVNEKIDSGELDGLIERMDLGDGQTGFKVWAEDMEQLAAVFGLSKNELIDFFQALDMYNPVDYADKLETLTVGGSEGLMGLLQESGVAEGNKVNLNELLTFGDEYGFTEDQIRSLVSQISAINDIEFTDAEGNLLILSEVMEEILDRFPTMYETLDSLMENEEYSKSITKIGEQSFEVDLTSFIEAEASAGRSKEEITDIITKMSETDGIKLLKDGEVVNLQAALAQVDTTVAESEVGDLQKKCTDLQEDLKDTQTAFDELNGRQIGDLGFTSLLSKVEKVAKAVTTIVNSLPMLSLVEGVLARIKPLLGIGPIEQHANGTDSAPGGVSLTGEEGPELVQSGDKAYIVGGRGPELVSLRPGDRVYTASETRQIMSRVRNGASGTFRAYAGGTGSKSSSSDDANREWKEKFQADLDDLEYLRDMNRISEERYYHDLERLNKQYFKDRVDFLEEYRKYEVKVYEWLLDTRIKKYERTQKAVNQLLDKEMDALKEQQQAVEDQYDERIQLIRDEIDALKEKNEQTDWENKLAEARKEVETAKTQKTNLIYREGLGFIYEADLEKVKKAEDKLRDLEQDKMIDDLEKRIDGLEDLKDKESEVYDQKIDNLKEYQEAWGDALDEYENAQDALMAQEILGANWEADILAQRLDVLQKFTQEYTALQREANPTGMATIGGGGSKASQPKVSNVEGYIRKGQSGENVRLLQQALDALGYKLNQYGVDGNFGTETLNALKKFQRDMGITADGVVGPDTKAKFRAKGYALGGVDTAGGMALLHGKPHAVETIFNAADGRKLYDFIHATPDLVADFMGRLMTRVPLSAGGSGAQQANIQIGDIHLHGVQDTDTLARNIVNKFPGRMLQEMYRR